In the genome of Candidatus Saccharimonadales bacterium, the window GGAGAAAGGTCAAGGGGTCGGTTATCTAGACGATGGCACTATGGTTGTCGTCGAGAAAGCCGCCAACAAGACGGGCAGGCAGGTGTCGGTCCAGTTTAGTCGGATGCTCCAGACCCAAGCAGGCCGGATGATGTTTGCCTATCTGCAACCAAACGATCAGCAAAAGAACTAGTATCTAGTGGCCGTGGCCGCCACCCTGACCACCGCCACCACCTTGGCCGTTGATGACATTGACAGTCTGTTGGCTGGTAGCCTGGTAGAGGCCAGTATCGGTAACTGAGACAGAGATCGTAGCAGTTGAACCAGGATTAGTAAACGCGTAGCTGATTGTCTCCTGACCACCCGATGAGATGTTCTGAGTGGCTACAGTCTGACCGTTAACCTGAACCTGGAAAGATTGTAGCGGGAATGTACCTTGGGTTATGACAAACGAGATTGTGCCCGCAGACGTGTCTGCCGTTGGGGTACTAACTTGTGGAAGCGTATCACTACAGTTGTGGACGTTATCCGAATCATTGATGTCGTAACCAGCTGGGACACCATTGTAGACTGTCTGGTGTGTAATCGGGTCGGTTACTTCGTAGACGGTGATCTGCTGCTGGGCAAGTGGTGGCGTACAACTGGTTGCTTTGCGCTTGGAGACCTCATCCATGGTGATGGTCGTCGGAGACCCATTGGTGGCGCTTTGAATCTGGCCCCACCAAGAAGGAACGAGATCATAGTTGCCATCAACAGTTGTTGAATGGATACCTGATGGTGCTGTAAACCAGTCATTAGCCCCTTTCCAGCCGTAACCATACATAAATGGCTCACTTTGCTGGAAGAAGTCACCGAAGAATGGACCAGTCTGAAGGTGAGTGACGGCACCTTGACCGGTATATGGATCTACCATTGGGGTACCGTTTGCATTACCAACCCAGACACCAAGAGTCATGACCGTGCTATAACCCATCATCCAACCGTCTTTATCATCGTCTGTCGTACCTGTTTTAACGGCAATCTTTATGCCTGGCGGATTGAAACCGACCTGGCCATCAGTCAGCGAACGATTCGGTATAGGCGACCCGAAGGTTGGTTCACGAGCTTTCGCGTCGTTCAAGATGTTAGTTAATTCATATTCAATCTGGTTACTGATAACCTGAGTGCCAGTTGGCTGCTTCCATTGATAGATCGGGTCGCCATTCGAGCCTTTAATCTCGATAAGGTAGTCCTGCGGGATGTAAAGGCCCTGCCTGGCGAGTGTAGCATAGGCGTTGGTGTGTTGGACCAGTTCGAGCGGGTAGCCGCCGATGGCCGCTGAGAGACCGCAGTAGCTATCACAGAAGGCAAGGTCACCCATCTGATGAGCTAAGGTTGCGACATTGGACATTCCAGAGATGTAGGCCGCTTTTACAGCCGGGATGTTACGAGATTCGTCGAGAGCACTACGTATGTCGATGTTACCACGATATCTGTCATCGAAGTCTTTCGGCGAGTACCCAGCAATGTTGATCGGTTCGTCAGAGAGAACACTGCCCGGCGCATAGTTGGTGCCAGGACGCTGTTTAAAGAGCTGGCCGTAGTCGAAGATCTTAACACTCGAACCCGGCTCCAGCATGGCCGTTGCAGCGTCAAAGGCGCCATAACCTGGATAGTTGTAGTCACGACTACCTTCGTAGGCAAGTACCTGCCCAGTCTGGTTGTCTTCTGCCACCATAGCCATGTTATTACCACCTTGAGCCTCATCATAATGGATGTCTTGGGCCATCAATTTATCTGCGAGGTTCTGCATACTGACGTCGAGCGTAGTAATGACCTTTAGCCCACCTTGGGTGACTAGCTTAGTGCCATACTGCTGCTCAAGCTGATGTTGAACATTAAAGACAAAGGCCGGCGCAATGATATTTTGGGTATTGGTTGTCGGAGGTAGAACTTCGGCGACAACATTGACCTGAGCTGCGGCTTTCTCCTGAGCCCAAGTAATGTAGCCCTGTTGAGCCATCTTTTGGAGAGTGGTCTGTTCTCTCGAAACAAGCCCTTCCTTGTCAAAGTACTGGCTCTGAGGATCAAAGGCTGTCGGTAGCTGGGGGATAGAGGCTAGCATTGCGGCTTGTGCAAGACTGAGATGATCAGCAGTAGTGCCAAAGTAGGCCTGGGCAGCAGCCTGAACGCCGACGCGATCACCACCATACGGTGCCTCGTTAAGATACATCGTTAGGATCTGATCTTTCGAGTAGAGACGACTGGCTTCCTCGGCTAGGATAATCTCCTTAATCTTATAAGTGATAGTGGCGTTGTCTGTCAGAAAGACGTTCTTAACAAGCTGTTCAGTGATGGTTGAGCCACCCCCGCTACCTCCAACCAAGTGGGCCAGAACGGCTCGAATAAGACCAGGGATACTGATGGCACCTTCTTTGTAGAAGTTCTTATCTTCAATAGAGACCGTCGCTTCCTTCATGTAGGGGGTAATCTGATTGGAAGCCACTATCGTCTTATCGACACTGGCGTTATCACTATATAAAAGAACTTTGCCGCTTCTGTCCCAGTACGTAGTGGCTGAGTTGTTGACGAGATTAGAGAGATCGTTTGGGTTCAGCTGATCGAGGTCTTTGCGGTAGACGGCAAAGAGGCTGATGATCAGAACCGTCAGGAGAATGAAGCCAATAC includes:
- a CDS encoding transglycosylase domain-containing protein; protein product: MKKPVPKHWPFLQKASRHWQYFRPRNRKTNGVRVYSNLSNRDVRSRRKAEYLASLPKNPVMRFIYRLHPKRLYHYWFSRQGAIMFLKLCGIGFILLTVLIISLFAVYRKDLDQLNPNDLSNLVNNSATTYWDRSGKVLLYSDNASVDKTIVASNQITPYMKEATVSIEDKNFYKEGAISIPGLIRAVLAHLVGGSGGGSTITEQLVKNVFLTDNATITYKIKEIILAEEASRLYSKDQILTMYLNEAPYGGDRVGVQAAAQAYFGTTADHLSLAQAAMLASIPQLPTAFDPQSQYFDKEGLVSREQTTLQKMAQQGYITWAQEKAAAQVNVVAEVLPPTTNTQNIIAPAFVFNVQHQLEQQYGTKLVTQGGLKVITTLDVSMQNLADKLMAQDIHYDEAQGGNNMAMVAEDNQTGQVLAYEGSRDYNYPGYGAFDAATAMLEPGSSVKIFDYGQLFKQRPGTNYAPGSVLSDEPINIAGYSPKDFDDRYRGNIDIRSALDESRNIPAVKAAYISGMSNVATLAHQMGDLAFCDSYCGLSAAIGGYPLELVQHTNAYATLARQGLYIPQDYLIEIKGSNGDPIYQWKQPTGTQVISNQIEYELTNILNDAKAREPTFGSPIPNRSLTDGQVGFNPPGIKIAVKTGTTDDDKDGWMMGYSTVMTLGVWVGNANGTPMVDPYTGQGAVTHLQTGPFFGDFFQQSEPFMYGYGWKGANDWFTAPSGIHSTTVDGNYDLVPSWWGQIQSATNGSPTTITMDEVSKRKATSCTPPLAQQQITVYEVTDPITHQTVYNGVPAGYDINDSDNVHNCSDTLPQVSTPTADTSAGTISFVITQGTFPLQSFQVQVNGQTVATQNISSGGQETISYAFTNPGSTATISVSVTDTGLYQATSQQTVNVINGQGGGGGQGGGHGH